The Hemibagrus wyckioides isolate EC202008001 linkage group LG10, SWU_Hwy_1.0, whole genome shotgun sequence genome includes a window with the following:
- the org gene encoding oogenesis-related translates to MTSSQCSYAVEPGSSEGQKCKAVVKRDGVLASVFCRISQFWPVRLVVNGVRTLWWFFGFSSPGKAASPSSEEDKSSPSARQWRLGRKRLGRTTRLLLAILPRPLQRVLGYPVCTSIGCSVSPEVRCSPTKPCGKGSKRKQDDMDEDEELEQQSWVEALNQELTDEDQSVDPDYEPSAIETDSEEYRSHNDTESDIEVEKGVVVIQDLETIQETPH, encoded by the exons TGTAAAGCTGTGGTGAAGAGAGATGGTGTGCTTGCATCAGTCTTCTGTCGAATTTCACAGTTTTGGCCAGTCCGTCTTGTG GTGAATGGGGTTCGGACTTTATGGTGGTTTTTTGGCTTTTCCTCTCCTGGAAAGGCCGCTTCCCCTTCATCTGAAGAAGACAAAAGTTCTCCCAGTGCACGCCAGTGGCGATTAGGTCGAAAGCGTCTAGGAAGAACCACACGTTTGCTGCTTGCTATCCTGCCTCGGCCGCTCCAGAGGGTTCTCGGCTATCCGGTGTGCACCAGCATCGGCTGCTccgtgtctccag AGGTGCGCTGTTCTCCCACCAAGCCCTGTGGGAAAGGAAGTAAAAGGAAGCAGGATGAtatggatgaggatgaggagctgGAGCAGCAGTCTTGGGTGGAGGCACTCAACCAGGAGCTGACTGATGAGGACCAGTCTGTTGACCCTGACTATGAA CCCAGTGCAATTGAGACAGATAGTGAGGAGTACCGGTCCCACAACGATACAGAGAGTGACATTgaggtggagaaaggtgttgttGTGATCCAGGATCTGGAAACCATACAG gaaactCCGCACTGA